One window of Felis catus isolate Fca126 chromosome D4, F.catus_Fca126_mat1.0, whole genome shotgun sequence genomic DNA carries:
- the GTF3C4 gene encoding general transcription factor 3C polypeptide 4, translating to MDNRLTIQANLNRLQWVQLVDLTEIYGERLYETSYRLSKNEAPEGNLGDFAEFQRRHSMQTPVRMEWSGICTTQQVKHNNECRDVGSVLLAVLFENGDIAVWQFQLPFVGKESISSCNTIESGINSPSVLFWWEYEHNNRKMSGLIVGSAFGPVKILPVNLKAVKGYFTLRQPVVLWKEMDQLPVHSIKCVPLYHPYQKCSCSLVVAARGSYVFWCLLLISKAGLNVHNSHVTGLHSLPIVSMTADKQNGTVYTCSSDGKVRQLIPIFTDVALKFEHQLIKLSDVFGSVRTHGIAVSPCGAYLAVITTEGMVNGLHPVNKNYQVQFVTLKTFEEAAAQLLESSVQNLFKQVDLIDLVRWKILKDKHIPQFLQEALEKKIESSGATYFWRFKLFLLRILYQSMQKTPSEALWKPSHEDSKILLVDSPGMGNAEEEQEEGTSRQASRQGLQERSREGDPEDPIDDSLTPSGDAGGREPMEEKLLEIQGKIEGVEMHLTREHMKRVLGEVYLHTWITENTSIPTRGLCNFLMSDEEYDDRTARVLIGHISKKMNKQTFPEHCSLCKEILPFTDRKQAVCSNGHIWLRFVPH from the exons ATGGACAATCGCCTGACCATCCAGGCTAACCTCAACAGACTCCAGTGGGTCCAGCTGGTCGATCTGACAGAGATTTATGGAGAACGTCTTTACGAGACCAGTTACAGACTCTCTAAAAATGAGGCTCCGGAAGGGAATCTCGGGGACTTCGCGGAGTTTCAGAGGAGACACAGCATGCAGACTCCGGTCAGGATGGAGTGGTCGGGCATCTGCACCACTCAGCAGGTCAAGCATAACAACGAGTGCCGGGACGTGGGCAGCGTGCTCCTGGCGGTCCTCTTTGAGAACGGCGACATTGCCGTGTGGCAGTTTCAGTTGCCCTTTGTAGGGAAGGAGTCCATCTCTTCGTGCAACACGATCGAGTCCGGAATCAACTCTCCCAGTGTTTTGTTCTGGTGGGAATACGAGCACAATAATCGGAAAATGAGCGGCCTTATCGTGGGGAGTGCTTTTGGACCTGTGAAAATCCTGCCCGTCAATCTCAAAGCAGTTAAAGGCTATTTCACTCTCAGGCAGCCTGTTGTCTTGTGGAAAGAGATGGACCAGTTGCCAGTGCACAGCATTAAGTGTGTCCCGCTCTATCACCCTTACCAGAAGTGCAGCTGTAGCTTGGTGGTGGCAGCAAGAGGATCCTATGTGTTCTGGTGTCTTCTTCTGATCTCCAAAGCCGGCCTCAACGTTCACAATTCCCACGTCACAGGCCTTCACTCGCTGCCGATCGTCTCCATGACTGCGGACAAGCAGAACGGGACGGTGTATACTTGTTCCAGTGACGGGAAGGTGAGGCAGCTGATTCCCATTTTCACAGATGTGGCGTTAAAGTTTGAACACCAGCTAATTAAACTCTCGGATGTGTTTGGCTCCGTGAGGACGCACGGGATAGCGGTGAGCCCCTGCGGCGCGTACCTGGCCGTCATTACGACCGAGGGCATGGTCAACGGCCTCCACCCCGTTAACAAAAACTACCAGGTCCAGTTCGTTACTCTCAAAACCTTTGAAGAAGCAGCTGCTCAGCTCCTGGAGTCTTCCGTTCAGAATCTCTTCAAGCAGGTTGATTTAATAGATCTGGTTCGCtggaagattttaaaagataaacacatCCCGCAGTTTTTACAAGAAGCTTTGGAAAAAAAGATCGAAAGCAGTGGGGCCACGTATTTTTGGCGTTTCAAACTGTTCCTCTTGAGGATTTTGTATCAGTCGATGCAGAAAACCCCTTCAGAAGCGTTATGGAAACCGTCCCACGAGGACTCCAAAATCTTACTCGTTGACTCCCCTGGGATGGGCAATGCCGAGGAGGAACAAGAGGAAGGCACTTCCAGACAGGCCAGTAGGCAGGGCCttcaggagaggagcagagagggcgaTCCCGAGGACCCCATCGACGACTCGCTGACCCCATCTGGAGACGCCGGGGGCCGGGAGCCGATGGAAGAGAAGCTCCTGGAGATCCAAGGGAAGATCGAAGGCGTGGAAATGCACTTGACCAGGGAGCACATGAAGCGGGTCTTAGGAGAAGTGTACCTGCACACCTGGATCACAGAGAACACGAGCATCCCCACCAGGGGCCTCTGCAACTTTCTGATGTCTGACGAGGAGTACGATGACCGCACGGCACGG GTGCTGATTGGACACATCTCAAAGAAGATGAACAAACAGACCTTCCCTGAGCACTGTAGTTTGTGTAAAGAGATCTTGCCATTCACAGATCGCAAACAGGCAGTCTGCTCCAATGGCCACATCTGGCTCCG GTTTGTGCCGCACTGA